Proteins from a genomic interval of Candidatus Rubidus massiliensis:
- a CDS encoding SNARE associated Golgi protein has translation MEQLFQYVCQHAEYAHLIFFGLLLLAGLNVPISEDIILLSGGAIASLCIPDKILFLYLWIYFGVIISGWEAYWLGRILGPKLYDISWLNKFVTPERIGLLHSYYERFGIFTFIIGRFIPGGVRNALILSCGLGKMPFWKFALRDALAAFISTSLIYTLGFKFAENYELIVNYFKRYNIIIIGLVIFIGSIVYYSIRNKK, from the coding sequence ATGGAGCAACTTTTTCAATATGTATGTCAACATGCCGAATATGCTCATTTAATATTTTTTGGTTTACTTCTTTTGGCGGGTTTAAATGTTCCGATAAGTGAAGATATTATTTTATTATCTGGCGGCGCCATTGCCAGCCTTTGCATTCCAGATAAAATCCTTTTTTTATATTTATGGATTTATTTTGGGGTAATCATTTCAGGTTGGGAAGCTTATTGGCTCGGTCGAATTTTAGGGCCAAAACTCTATGATATCTCTTGGTTAAATAAATTTGTTACTCCTGAGCGAATTGGTCTACTTCATAGTTATTACGAACGGTTCGGAATTTTTACCTTTATTATTGGCCGGTTTATACCAGGAGGCGTTAGAAACGCTTTAATACTTTCATGTGGTTTAGGAAAGATGCCCTTTTGGAAATTTGCCTTAAGAGATGCATTGGCCGCATTCATTTCGACAAGCTTAATTTATACATTAGGATTTAAATTTGCAGAGAATTACGAATTGATTGTTAATTACTTTAAAAGATATAACATAATTATAATTGGGTTGGTTATTTTTATAGGGAGTATTGTATATTATTCCATTAGAAACAAAAAATAA
- the pgsA_1 gene encoding CDP-diacylglycerol--glycerol-3-phosphate 3-phosphatidyltransferase, whose product MALTLPNLLSFLRIPLAFFFLQENIAIRFGAIIVAMISDGLDGFLARRYNVTSRFGTLLDPIADKFFVAFALTTLVLEQRMTGMQAALFLCRDMSVLLFGIFLIAKNELYNYQFKAIICGKITTFLQFVFLVCLSLQIPIPTFGYISFIVLGLLALVELFFSVKRSKIS is encoded by the coding sequence ATGGCATTAACCTTACCCAATCTTTTATCTTTTTTAAGAATTCCCTTAGCTTTTTTCTTTTTGCAAGAAAATATAGCCATTCGTTTTGGGGCTATTATTGTTGCCATGATTTCGGATGGTTTGGATGGATTTCTAGCGAGAAGGTATAATGTTACTTCCCGCTTTGGAACTTTATTAGATCCGATTGCTGATAAATTTTTTGTAGCCTTCGCGCTTACCACCTTAGTATTAGAGCAAAGGATGACAGGAATGCAAGCGGCCTTATTTTTGTGTCGCGATATGTCTGTATTATTATTTGGAATCTTTTTAATAGCTAAAAATGAATTATATAATTATCAATTTAAAGCAATCATTTGTGGAAAAATAACAACCTTTTTACAATTTGTTTTTTTAGTTTGTTTAAGTTTACAAATTCCAATTCCTACGTTTGGCTACATCTCATTTATTGTTTTAGGACTTTTGGCTTTAGTTGAACTTTTCTTTTCAGTAAAACGTTCTAAAATTTCTTAA